The following proteins come from a genomic window of Companilactobacillus pabuli:
- a CDS encoding FAD-dependent oxidoreductase, translating into MKVVVIGCTHAGTAAVEQILAEHPGTKVTVYERDDNISFLSCGIALYLGHKVKHLEDMFYADPKDLEKLGAKVYMKHDVLKIDSKNKTIMCEDMKTHQIINDTYDKLIMTTGSTVAVPPIMGISDTRILMCKSYAQAEAIYETAKKYKHIAIVGGGYIGVELAESYANTDHDVSLIQSRDQVLNNYLDKDMSQNVINLLKEHEVNIYLNERVTGFTRDEDDNVVIETTKDDHKADLVIVCTGFVANTELLRGQVDMDRHGAIIINEYTQTSDPDIYAAGDACTVIFNPTGKHAYMPLATNAIRQGALAGTNVFGNTKKYMGTQATSAMELFGYTIASTGLTLRHALHSNINADTVIYHDYYRPKYMPTTEMLTVRLVYNKDNHLILGAQFFSKHEVAQSANTLSVCIQNKNTIDDLAYMDMLFQPNYDNPFNYLNLVAQEAVAKEREAKTN; encoded by the coding sequence ATGAAAGTAGTAGTTATAGGTTGTACTCATGCGGGGACTGCTGCTGTGGAACAAATTCTGGCAGAACACCCTGGAACGAAAGTTACAGTTTACGAAAGAGACGATAATATTTCATTTCTATCTTGTGGGATTGCACTTTATTTAGGGCATAAAGTAAAGCATCTTGAAGACATGTTCTACGCAGATCCTAAAGATTTGGAAAAACTCGGGGCTAAAGTTTATATGAAGCATGATGTTTTAAAAATAGATTCAAAGAATAAAACTATCATGTGCGAAGATATGAAGACCCATCAAATTATCAACGACACTTATGATAAATTGATTATGACCACCGGATCAACTGTTGCGGTGCCACCAATCATGGGAATTTCTGATACAAGAATTTTAATGTGTAAGAGTTATGCACAGGCAGAAGCAATTTATGAAACTGCCAAAAAGTATAAGCACATTGCCATCGTTGGTGGTGGCTATATCGGTGTAGAACTAGCGGAAAGTTATGCTAATACTGATCATGATGTTTCGTTGATTCAATCACGTGATCAAGTTTTAAATAATTATTTGGACAAAGATATGTCACAAAATGTTATTAACTTGCTAAAAGAACATGAAGTAAATATTTATTTGAACGAACGAGTAACAGGTTTTACTAGAGATGAAGATGATAATGTTGTAATCGAAACTACCAAAGATGATCATAAAGCAGATCTTGTAATCGTCTGCACAGGTTTCGTCGCCAATACGGAATTGTTACGAGGTCAAGTCGATATGGATCGCCATGGGGCCATTATTATCAACGAATATACGCAAACATCTGATCCTGATATTTATGCGGCTGGGGATGCTTGTACAGTAATTTTTAATCCGACTGGTAAACATGCTTATATGCCACTAGCTACTAATGCTATTCGTCAGGGTGCTTTGGCAGGAACCAATGTCTTTGGCAATACTAAAAAATATATGGGTACTCAAGCTACATCTGCTATGGAATTATTCGGTTATACGATTGCTTCAACCGGTTTGACATTACGGCATGCTTTACATAGTAATATTAATGCTGATACGGTAATTTATCACGATTACTATCGTCCCAAATACATGCCAACGACTGAGATGTTGACAGTTAGATTAGTTTACAACAAAGATAACCATTTGATTTTAGGTGCACAGTTCTTCAGCAAACACGAAGTGGCTCAATCGGCTAATACTTTGTCGGTCTGCATCCAAAATAAAAACACAATTGATGATTTAGCATACATGGACATGTTGTTCCAGCCAAATTATGATAATCCGTTTAATTATTTAAATTTGGTTGCACAAGAAGCAGTAGCTAAAGAAAGAGAAGCTAAAACAAACTAA